The following DNA comes from Triticum aestivum cultivar Chinese Spring chromosome 3D, IWGSC CS RefSeq v2.1, whole genome shotgun sequence.
CTGTCTGCCAACCAAATGGGCCTAGCTGTTTTACACTGTTACTGGCTACAGTTTGTGAGGTTCCTGCAGTACACTCATCAGGTGTATCTTCTTGTTGGAGCATCATGCCCTTTTTTTGGCTCATCTCTTCCAGTCCCTTGCTGTCTCGCTGTTCGGAACAAGGATGTTAACCGGTTGTCATTTTGTCGTCTGGATATTTTATTTCAAGAACACGCACGAGTATTGTTCGTTAAGGTATAAAGGAGTCTGTTACGAACAGAACCAGGAAGAAAACACCCCAGCTATCACAATGTAAACAACAGAACTACTCCTGAATATCTAATACAGCACTACACTGCAACATCGATCGTCATGCAAGCTGCTGGATCTCACACTCGCGCCCAATGTCATCGGCCACTGCAGCAGTGGACCAAGTTTTATGGATTAACACATGTCCATGTATTTTTGCATTTTTATTGTAATCTTGTCTTGCTAGGCTCAGTTCTCAGGTTTCACTGCAGAGTAGTAGGCCCTACTATAGCATTTAACACCAAGTTACTCTTTATTGTGTCTCATGAATTCTGCAACTATTTGTAAAATTCACCAAACAATTCAAAGTTCTGATAAAAGACTGTATGTGCAAATGCTTTGTTTCTAAGTGGTGCTCGACACCATTTTATATGTATTGCCTTTTTTTGGGTAAACATTAGTTTTTGGTAATTTCAATTACTCCTATAGTTCTGATAAGAAaacaaagtaatttacatggtatTATGGTAATATGGTAGTTTTTTTTAGTAGAAGTCGTCCAGCTATTAACATCGGTTAGTTTGTTATATGTTTGTCATTTTGCAGCTGATGTGGTAATGTTTGATGGCTACATTATTGTGTACAAGTTCATCCAagatctccatttttttgtaactGGAGGAGATGAGGAGAATGAGCTCATTTTAGCGTCAGTTCTTCAGGGGTTTTCTGATGCTGTTGGCATTCTTCTCAGGTTCTGCAATTCCCTTTTATTGTGGTTTATTTCCCCTCCATGTTGCCAGATTGTTTTCTCTGGATTTACTAATCAACGTGAGTACTTTATCTCCTTCCAGAAACAGTGTAGACAAAAGGACCGCACTTGAAAATCTGGATCTCATCTTTTTGTGCCTTGACGAGGTTGTTGATGGAGGGTAATTCCCATGCTTCCACATGCTATTATGGTCGCTGTTGGTTTccttttaaaataaataaatttcgGCTCCTTTTCTGTAGAATGTTGCGTGCCATAACCATTTTCTATTATTTTGTTCTTTCAGCAATGAAttcaactactccctccgatccaaattaattgatgcAGCTACTAAAACTGCGTCAAAAGTTGTACTAGAgctgcgtcaattaatttggatcggagggagtagcactTCTACTTTCACAATTACGATCACCTATGTAGAGTTGATAGCAAAGATAAGAAATGGACTAAGGAGGGCTGGTGTTTGTGGTGCTTTTTTACTGGTATTTTCTAATTAGAATTTGTGGTAATTAATTTGAGTGTTATGGATTATTTACTGTTCACTGTTTTCAAGAAACATTCGCACCTGATTTCTATCACCACACAATAATTGTTCAGATTTATGTAATCGGACTATGATGTATATCTTGAGCTGTTGAGGACATGAGCATAATAACCTCAATTTAACATTTGCACTTGTGCCATGATAATACAGACCTTCTGGTCAGGCAGGTTGTTATTTGTTTGATGAGTTGTTGACCTGCAAATAATAATTCACAAATGGCCTTGCAGGATTGTTCTGGAAACAGATGGAAATGTGATAGCCGAGAAGGTGTCAGGCCATGGATTGGAAGGAGCTGGGTCATTCACTGAGCAGGTATAACACAGTTGTGATAATGGTTCCAGCTGAAACCTATCTACTTCCAGATGACTTATTCTTCTCCCCTCTACTTGCAGACGATAAGCCAAGCCCTAGCGACAGCAAGAGAGCACTTCGCGAGGTCTCTTCTGAAGTAGTGTGTGTAGGCATCTTTCGGGTTGGCGATGCACCCAGCATTGAACTCCTGTGTTTCCTCTTCTAGCACAGTGCACCTAGTTTGCAAGAAAGAAAGAACGAGAAAATGACTTGATCTTTGCGTGTGAGTTCGTTCGTCTGTTGTTGTGGTGCTCGTCGACATTTTGTCGCAGAGATGTATGTGCGGCCTAAGTGCCTATCTGGTTACCAGATTCCCTTCTAAGGTCTGTATAAGAAACTTGTGATGGTGCAGTCGTTGGTCTTGTTGTCTCACCTCTCTTTTGGTGCATAATAACAATCCAGCAGCAGCCCATGATGCTACCAATTTCTTGTGATCTGCAACTTTTTTCCATCCTGTTAAAAAAAAGAACCTTCTTCCATGATCATTTGAGTTTTCCTCTATGATTCTATGAATCATCCAAAACGGCTTAATCGAAATGTTCAGGGTGCGTTCGCTTCACAGGAATGCTAGTCTTTCCAGAGGAATATCCATTCCATAGTTTACATTTCCTTCGATGGCGTTCGGTACACAGGATTCGGCTACAGCGTTTCTGTGGAAAGTTCCTCAAACAGTGGCCATTTCACAGGAAAATATAAATCTGGTCTGGGCACATTTTTGGGCGGAGGCCCGAGGCAATCACGGCGCAGGCTGAATAAAAAAAATATCATTCACATGGATGTGACAGAAGCCAAACCAGCATGCAGCCCTTTCTGGCCGAATAAAATAATATACTGCTGCATTAGTTGTACGGTTCCTTTATTCACCTCTGTGAACGACTTCCTGTGAACCGAACAATTCCTTATTTTCTTATTCCTATATTTCAAGAACCGGAGGAATGCACTGTACAGCCTATTGCATTCCTGTACTTTTTTACATTCCTCTGTCTGTCTAAACTGTATACCGAACGGGGCTTCAAAGACGACATAAGGAATCAAAATCTCAGGTTGCTAATTTCATGAGACAAAGGTAGAATTGCAACAATACCCTTGCTTGAGAATATCATGCCAATAACGAGCAAAGCAGACTCTCTTCAAAGTAACCGCAATTCAGGTTACAACTTCTATGACCTATTTAATAATACCAATAACAATCGCAGCAAACCGTCTCAAGGGTAACAAATATCCAGATCACGATCCTATGTTCTGTAGCTATCATTTGTTTCATGTCGAGCAGAGAGAAAAATAGGCGAAGAGGCGCACGGTATGCAGCTAGAGAATCACTCCGGCAATTTGCTGCCTAGCCTGCTGACAAACTGGCAAAGCACGTCCCTCTGCGCGACCGCACCGTCGTCGGCCACATTGCTGAACTGCTGATAGTAACCGTCATCATGGTCGTGCGACGCCGGTGCCCGTTCTCTGTGTGTGTCGCCGAGGTCGATCATGATGTTGGTGAGCAGGCAGCAGGCGTAGATGATCCTCGGCAGCCGGTGCTTGTCGGGCCTCCACAGCTCCCCCTTGAGTACCTGCCACCTTTCCTTCAGCCTGGCCATAGCACCCTGCACCACCATTCTCGCCGCGGCGTGCTGCTTGTTGAATGCTGCTTTTGCTGGAGACAGATCACGCTCTTGGTATGGAGTCATCAGCCAGGGAAGGAGAGGGTAGCCCGTGTCCCCGATGATGTACTCTCTGACCACTGACCCTGCTGGCTCCCCAGGAAGCTCCATTTGGCCGTCCAGCCTCCCGCCTTTCTCGCACAGCTTGTAGAAGCCCGAGGTGCGCAGGATGCAGGAGTCATCCATGCTCCCAGGCCAGCCACTGACAACGTCTCTGAACCGCATGTCGGGGTCGACAACGGCCTGCAGGACCATGCTGTTCCTGTTCTCACAGTCAAGCCAGACATTGCTGTTAGGCTGAGCTGAAGAGCACATGAGGATGTGTGTTGTGTCTATGGCGCCGCAGCAGTTGGGGAGGCCCTGGAGCTTTTCGAACTTTGCTTTGATGGTCGCCATCTCCTCAGGGTCAGGCCACTTCAGATGACTGATCGCGTGATCCTCCAAGGACTCGATGAACTTCCAAGTGATGTTTGAGATTGCTGAGTGGTTCATTCCAAAGCGATTCCCTATGCTCAGAAGTGACTCACCAGTCGTCAGTCTCAACAGAGCAACAGCTACTTGATCCTCCAACGCAAGAATCGTCTTGTCTCCAAACCTGAAATTTCTGAAACCCTGCGTCTTTCTTGAGAAGTCCCCGGTAATAAGAGTGCaaatgtagtcgaatgtcttcctCGACATCTTGAAGACTGACTCAAAGTTTTGGCAGTCTTTGGAGTAATGTCCTGTGTAAACAACAGATTGCAGTGTCACAATCTGATATCACAATTTATTGTACCACAAAACTGTGTGGCAAACATGAACATCAAATGTATACATTTTACAATGCAAGAGATTCAATTCATTCTTCAACATGAACAGCAAATGTATAAGTCTTATCCCTATCATGTTTACATACACTTTGGCAAGGAAGAAGATACCTAATCCCTACAGTGAGTTAAAACTTAGAAGTGACAGGTAATGAAAATCTTATAGCAATACTGGGAAATTTCCACCAACTAATAGATAAGTCTACTCTATCAGCATATCTGATGCAACCTAAACAGAGTTATGAATGTGCTGGGAAACTGGTACGAGAAATGGTTAAACTAAGAAAAGACAAATTGTATGAGTGACTGCAGAAGATAATTCAAAGTATACGAGTAAATCATCGACACGAGTTAAGTAAATATATAAATTAAATCAGTACATGCCTTCAGCACTCAGTTTAAAGAGTTGTGTAAGTTTCATACAAAACATTTCCTAGAGCTTGAGGGATTCCAAAAATCCACTGTCTAAGGACTTGCGAAACATTTCTTGACCATAAGAGAGCATGGCATCATGCTACATGAGGAACATTTGTTCAGGGGAATGTCTCTCGGGCAACTGTCTGTAATGACCCATTCACTTCATACGCATACACCATGTTGACAGAGCCTACTGAATCTAAATAGATTAGTCGACCATTTGATTGAATAAACAGTTAGCTTCTTTGAGAAAGGATCTACGAGTTACAT
Coding sequences within:
- the LOC123079683 gene encoding protein ALP1-like; its protein translation is MAPLRGAKRRKRHPEKALPAGVMAPLPPPDAADWWDSFSRRLAAGHYSKDCQNFESVFKMSRKTFDYICTLITGDFSRKTQGFRNFRFGDKTILALEDQVAVALLRLTTGESLLSIGNRFGMNHSAISNITWKFIESLEDHAISHLKWPDPEEMATIKAKFEKLQGLPNCCGAIDTTHILMCSSAQPNSNVWLDCENRNSMVLQAVVDPDMRFRDVVSGWPGSMDDSCILRTSGFYKLCEKGGRLDGQMELPGEPAGSVVREYIIGDTGYPLLPWLMTPYQERDLSPAKAAFNKQHAAARMVVQGAMARLKERWQVLKGELWRPDKHRLPRIIYACCLLTNIMIDLGDTHRERAPASHDHDDGYYQQFSNVADDGAVAQRDVLCQFVSRLGSKLPE
- the LOC123079685 gene encoding coatomer subunit zeta-3; its protein translation is MASCPSVKNILVLDAEGKRVAVKYYADDWPSASSKLAFEKSLFVKTQKTSARTEADVVMFDGYIIVYKFIQDLHFFVTGGDEENELILASVLQGFSDAVGILLRNSVDKRTALENLDLIFLCLDEVVDGGIVLETDGNVIAEKVSGHGLEGAGSFTEQTISQALATAREHFARSLLK